The following are encoded together in the Streptomyces sp. NBC_00341 genome:
- a CDS encoding helix-turn-helix transcriptional regulator: protein MTPASATRPAVGARTLAHPAREDIRIEAVLHALSDPVRLCVVRELAAAEEELTCSRFDLPVTKSTTTHHFRVLRESGVVQQIYRGTAKMNGLRRADLEALFPGLLDRVLEAAHRQAERLGEG, encoded by the coding sequence GTGACCCCTGCCAGTGCCACAAGGCCGGCCGTCGGCGCGCGCACGCTGGCCCACCCGGCGCGTGAGGACATCAGGATCGAGGCGGTGCTGCACGCGCTCTCGGACCCGGTGCGGCTGTGCGTGGTGCGCGAACTGGCCGCCGCCGAAGAGGAACTCACCTGTTCCCGGTTCGACCTTCCGGTGACCAAGTCGACCACTACCCACCACTTCCGGGTGCTGCGCGAGAGCGGCGTCGTCCAGCAGATCTACCGGGGCACCGCCAAGATGAACGGGCTGCGCCGAGCGGACCTGGAGGCGCTGTTCCCCGGACTGCTGGACCGGGTGCTGGAAGCGGCGCACCGGCAGGCGGAGCGGCTCGGCGAGGGCTGA
- a CDS encoding aldose epimerase family protein: MPRPTVNRKPFGAHGNTDVDVWTLDSGGGVRAEILTYGGILHRLTVPDTGGAPASVVRSLPGLADYTGGNPFFGALIGRFANRIAHGRFTLDGVAHQIPATDRGHALHGGPEGFHTRVWQADGEATDVAARLRLTLHSPDGDMGFPGALDVTVTYILNRAGTLTLGYTATTDRPTVVNLTNHAYFDLAAKGDILGHTLQVFADSYLPVDEDGIPEGPAAPVRATPFDLTTPRTVGDRIALPDEQLRRAGGFDHCWIIRDRNTGLNRAARLTAPGGGRIMEVWTTEPGIQVYTANQLDGTLDALGGGRHDRHSAVCLETQHLPDSPNRPDHPGTVLRPDEVFHSWTELRFPHLAAG, translated from the coding sequence ATGCCTCGCCCCACCGTGAACCGCAAACCGTTCGGCGCCCATGGCAACACGGACGTCGATGTCTGGACGCTCGACTCCGGCGGCGGAGTCCGCGCCGAGATCCTCACCTACGGCGGCATCCTGCACCGTCTCACCGTGCCGGACACCGGGGGAGCCCCTGCGTCGGTCGTCCGGTCGCTGCCGGGCCTGGCCGACTACACGGGCGGCAACCCGTTCTTCGGCGCCCTCATCGGCCGCTTCGCCAACCGCATCGCGCACGGCCGCTTCACCCTCGACGGGGTGGCCCACCAGATTCCCGCCACCGACCGGGGACACGCCCTGCACGGCGGGCCAGAGGGCTTCCACACCCGCGTCTGGCAGGCAGACGGGGAGGCCACCGACGTGGCCGCGAGGCTCCGGCTCACCCTGCACAGCCCCGACGGCGACATGGGATTTCCCGGCGCGCTGGACGTCACCGTCACCTACATCCTCAACAGGGCGGGCACCCTCACCCTCGGCTACACCGCGACAACGGACCGCCCCACCGTCGTCAACCTCACCAACCACGCCTACTTCGACCTCGCCGCGAAGGGAGACATCCTCGGCCACACCCTCCAGGTGTTCGCCGACAGCTACCTCCCCGTCGACGAGGACGGCATCCCCGAGGGCCCGGCCGCGCCGGTGCGCGCCACCCCGTTCGACCTCACCACCCCGCGCACCGTCGGCGACCGGATCGCGCTCCCCGACGAACAGCTGCGCAGAGCGGGCGGCTTCGACCACTGCTGGATCATCCGGGACCGCAACACCGGTCTTAACCGCGCCGCCCGCCTCACCGCCCCCGGGGGCGGACGGATCATGGAGGTGTGGACCACCGAACCCGGCATCCAGGTCTACACCGCCAACCAGCTCGACGGCACCCTCGACGCCCTCGGCGGCGGCCGCCACGACCGCCACAGTGCCGTCTGCCTGGAGACCCAGCACCTGCCCGACTCACCCAACCGACCGGACCACCCCGGCACCGTGCTGCGCCCGGACGAGGTCTTCCACAGCTGGACCGAGCTCAGGTTCCCGCACCTCGCCGCTGGTTAG
- a CDS encoding thioesterase family protein: MTFFVDVTVRGYELDTQGHLNQAVYLQYAEHARWELLRAAGLPQEKLLADGVGPVALEVTVKFRKELRGGERVRVSCRFDYGKGKTFTMAQQILKEDGSVAAEITGVAGILDLSTRRLVPDPGGRLASLAKDPELLSG, translated from the coding sequence ATGACCTTCTTTGTTGACGTCACGGTGCGGGGCTACGAACTCGACACCCAGGGCCATCTGAACCAGGCCGTCTATCTCCAGTACGCCGAGCACGCGCGCTGGGAGCTGCTGCGCGCCGCCGGGCTGCCCCAGGAGAAACTGCTGGCCGACGGCGTGGGGCCGGTGGCGCTGGAGGTCACGGTGAAGTTCCGCAAGGAACTGCGCGGCGGTGAGCGGGTACGGGTGTCCTGCCGGTTCGACTACGGGAAGGGCAAGACCTTCACGATGGCGCAGCAGATCCTCAAGGAGGACGGCTCGGTGGCGGCGGAGATCACCGGCGTCGCGGGGATCCTCGACCTGTCGACCCGCAGGCTGGTCCCCGACCCGGGAGGTCGCCTCGCCTCGCTCGCCAAGGACCCGGAGCTGCTGAGCGGCTGA
- a CDS encoding SDR family NAD(P)-dependent oxidoreductase, which yields MITKQLRIGTGFGADSTADDVLAGIDLTGTTALVTGGYSGLGLETTRALARAGAHVVVPARRLATAERALRAIPGTEVHALDLADPESIGAFGERFLDTGRSLDILINGAGVMACPETRTGPGWEAHFAVNHLGHFALVHHLRPALAAASGGSRVVSVASSGHFLSGIRWDDIHFRTGYDRWLAYAQSKTANALFARHLDSLGSDLGLRAFSVHPGSILTPLQRHIPREEWLAQGWVTPDGRPAAGFKSPEQGAATAVWAATSPLLEGHGGVYCQDCDIAEPAATNDMLVGGVKPWATDPEAASRLWELSAGLTGLDAF from the coding sequence ATGATCACGAAGCAGCTCAGGATCGGCACCGGATTCGGTGCCGACAGCACGGCCGACGACGTTCTCGCCGGGATCGATCTGACCGGCACGACTGCCCTGGTCACCGGCGGGTACTCCGGCCTCGGGCTGGAGACCACCCGCGCTCTCGCCCGCGCGGGAGCGCACGTCGTCGTCCCCGCCCGCCGGCTCGCGACCGCCGAACGCGCTCTGCGCGCCATCCCCGGCACGGAGGTGCACGCACTCGATCTGGCGGATCCGGAGAGTATCGGGGCCTTCGGTGAACGCTTCCTGGACACCGGCCGCTCCCTGGACATCCTCATCAACGGCGCGGGCGTGATGGCCTGCCCGGAAACACGTACCGGCCCCGGCTGGGAGGCGCACTTCGCGGTCAACCACCTCGGCCACTTCGCGCTCGTCCACCACCTCCGGCCGGCCCTGGCCGCGGCCTCCGGAGGGTCACGGGTGGTGTCCGTGGCCTCGTCCGGTCACTTCCTGTCCGGCATCCGCTGGGACGACATCCACTTCCGCACCGGGTACGACCGCTGGCTGGCCTACGCCCAGTCCAAGACGGCCAACGCCCTCTTCGCCCGGCACCTCGACAGCCTCGGCTCCGACCTGGGCCTGCGGGCCTTCTCCGTACACCCCGGCAGCATCCTCACCCCGTTGCAGCGTCACATCCCTCGCGAGGAGTGGCTCGCGCAGGGCTGGGTGACCCCGGACGGGAGGCCGGCCGCGGGCTTCAAGTCCCCGGAGCAGGGCGCGGCGACGGCTGTATGGGCGGCGACGTCACCGCTGCTGGAGGGCCACGGGGGCGTCTACTGCCAGGACTGCGACATCGCGGAACCGGCTGCCACAAATGACATGCTCGTCGGCGGGGTCAAGCCCTGGGCCACAGACCCCGAGGCGGCGTCCCGGCTCTGGGAACTCTCCGCCGGACTCACCGGGCTTGACGCGTTCTGA
- a CDS encoding LVIVD repeat-containing protein produces MTPLHTTPVRRRRLGVAAAAAGLFATLLMAGPAAATPDPGDSAATPAEVSTSQEAEATAAIRSGEIPGVDEIIHSRNITHLANVPKDALQGLNTDLAFQGKYAFAGNYDGFRIFDISNPKSPRTVAQVLCPGSQNDISVSGNLLFLSTDSSRSDNSCASTTQPATEKSSWEGMKVFDISDKRNPKYVAAVETACGSHTHTIVPERKNVYVYVSSYSPSETFPDCQPPHDGISVIKVPRQAPEKSRIVNFPVLFPDGGNPGAPANPGVSKTTGCHDITVLPSKDLAAGACMGDGLLFSIKDPENPRIIDRVQDNVNFAFWHSATFNQRADKVVFTDELGGGGAATCNKEIGPKRGADGIYDIVGKGDHRKLVFRSYFKIDRPQADTEVCVAHNGSIIPVKGRDLMVQAWYQGGVSIWDFTDSSKPKEIGYFERGPVTLDEVTTAGPWSAYYYNGYIYSNDIDKGFDVLRIDDRRTDPAKRVRTDELNVQTQPDYFDR; encoded by the coding sequence GTGACCCCGTTGCACACCACCCCGGTGCGGCGCAGACGTCTGGGCGTGGCGGCTGCCGCCGCCGGGCTCTTCGCCACTCTGCTGATGGCCGGACCCGCGGCCGCCACCCCCGACCCCGGAGACTCGGCCGCGACCCCGGCCGAGGTCTCCACGAGTCAGGAGGCGGAGGCGACCGCCGCGATCAGAAGCGGTGAGATACCCGGCGTGGACGAGATCATCCACAGCCGCAACATCACCCATCTCGCCAACGTCCCGAAGGACGCGCTCCAGGGGCTGAACACGGACCTGGCCTTCCAGGGCAAGTACGCCTTCGCCGGGAACTACGACGGCTTCAGGATCTTCGACATCAGCAATCCGAAGTCGCCGAGGACGGTCGCCCAGGTCCTGTGCCCAGGATCGCAGAACGACATCTCCGTCTCCGGGAACCTGCTGTTCCTGTCGACGGACTCCTCGCGCAGCGACAACTCGTGTGCGAGCACGACCCAGCCCGCCACGGAGAAGTCCTCCTGGGAGGGCATGAAGGTCTTCGACATCAGCGACAAGCGCAATCCGAAGTACGTCGCCGCCGTCGAGACCGCCTGCGGATCGCACACCCACACCATCGTCCCCGAGCGCAAGAACGTATACGTGTACGTCTCCTCGTACTCGCCGAGCGAGACGTTCCCCGACTGCCAGCCGCCGCACGACGGTATCTCCGTCATCAAGGTGCCGCGCCAGGCACCGGAGAAGTCCCGCATCGTGAACTTCCCGGTGCTCTTCCCGGACGGCGGGAACCCGGGCGCGCCCGCCAACCCGGGTGTGTCCAAGACCACCGGCTGTCACGACATCACCGTGCTGCCCTCCAAGGACCTGGCCGCCGGCGCGTGCATGGGCGACGGACTGCTGTTCTCCATCAAGGACCCGGAGAACCCGCGGATCATCGACCGGGTGCAGGACAACGTGAACTTCGCCTTCTGGCACTCGGCGACGTTCAACCAGCGCGCGGACAAGGTCGTCTTCACCGATGAGCTCGGCGGCGGCGGCGCCGCCACCTGCAACAAGGAGATCGGCCCCAAGCGCGGCGCCGACGGCATCTACGACATCGTCGGCAAGGGCGACCACCGCAAGCTGGTCTTCCGCAGCTACTTCAAGATCGACCGCCCGCAGGCAGACACCGAGGTCTGTGTCGCACACAACGGGTCGATCATTCCGGTCAAGGGCCGCGACCTGATGGTCCAGGCGTGGTACCAGGGCGGAGTCTCCATCTGGGACTTCACCGACTCGTCGAAGCCGAAGGAGATCGGCTACTTCGAGCGCGGTCCGGTCACCTTGGACGAGGTCACCACGGCCGGCCCGTGGTCGGCGTACTACTACAACGGCTACATCTACTCCAACGACATCGACAAGGGCTTCGACGTCCTGAGGATCGACGACCGGCGTACCGATCCGGCGAAGCGGGTGCGGACGGACGAGCTCAACGTCCAGACGCAGCCGGACTACTTCGACCGCTGA
- a CDS encoding LacI family DNA-binding transcriptional regulator, which produces MGVSLKDVAQRAGVSIKTVSNVVNNYQHVTPKMRAKVQQAIDELGYRPNLTARHLRKGRTGIIALAVPEFGNPYFGELAGEVVDAAARHDYTVLVDHTGGLREKELLVSQGFRSHVIDGLILSPIHLETEDLMARAETAPLVLLGEREYEAPYDHIAIDNVAASREAVRHLIDQGNRRIAFLGSRTGRERQPAHLRLRGWREELAAAGITPDESLVVVTDGYGREDGATGMAALLDRGEQPDAVFAYNDLIAIGAMRTLSERGLRIPEDVAVVGFDDIEESLYGATTLTTVAPDKEAIARLAVDSLVERLAGDASPAPRRPRPGYRLIVRESTVPRPAGS; this is translated from the coding sequence GTGGGCGTCAGCCTCAAGGACGTTGCGCAACGGGCGGGCGTATCCATCAAGACCGTGTCGAACGTGGTGAACAACTACCAGCACGTCACACCGAAGATGCGCGCCAAGGTGCAGCAGGCCATCGACGAGCTCGGCTACCGGCCGAACCTCACCGCACGGCACCTGCGCAAGGGCCGCACGGGCATCATCGCGCTCGCCGTCCCCGAGTTCGGCAACCCCTACTTCGGGGAGCTGGCCGGAGAGGTCGTCGACGCCGCCGCCCGGCACGACTACACCGTGCTGGTCGACCACACCGGCGGGCTGAGGGAGAAGGAACTCCTGGTCAGCCAGGGCTTCCGGTCCCATGTGATCGACGGCCTCATCCTCAGCCCCATCCACCTGGAGACCGAGGACCTGATGGCGCGGGCCGAGACCGCCCCGCTGGTGCTGCTGGGCGAGCGCGAGTACGAGGCGCCCTACGACCACATCGCCATCGACAACGTGGCCGCCTCCCGCGAGGCCGTACGCCACCTCATCGACCAGGGCAACCGGCGGATCGCCTTCCTCGGCTCACGCACCGGCCGCGAACGGCAGCCGGCCCACCTCCGGCTGCGCGGCTGGCGGGAGGAGCTCGCCGCGGCGGGCATCACCCCCGACGAGTCACTCGTCGTGGTCACCGACGGCTACGGCCGCGAGGACGGCGCCACCGGGATGGCCGCGCTCCTGGACCGGGGGGAACAGCCCGACGCCGTGTTCGCGTACAACGACCTCATCGCCATCGGCGCGATGCGCACCCTCTCCGAACGCGGTCTGCGCATCCCGGAGGACGTCGCCGTCGTCGGATTCGACGACATCGAGGAGAGCCTCTACGGAGCCACCACGCTGACCACGGTCGCCCCGGACAAGGAGGCCATCGCCCGGCTCGCCGTCGACAGCCTCGTGGAACGGCTCGCCGGCGACGCCTCGCCCGCCCCCCGGCGCCCCCGGCCCGGCTACCGGCTCATCGTCCGGGAGTCCACCGTCCCCCGGCCGGCCGGATCGTAG
- a CDS encoding DUF305 domain-containing protein — translation MLIRRQVRRLRGLALAVTVTAVALTSAGCDGGGDNGPKDRAAGGGSVVAPGKPGEPARTLSASQAAKAAAGVDTPNSADVRYVRMMIEHHAQALVLTRLAPARSGSDAVKRVAERITAAQQPEIGAMKGWLSRHGRTEEADGHDHGAMPGMATDAQLDQLRAAKGKAFDQLFLKLMITHHQGAVTMATEALSEGNNIQVEEMADDVVAQQTTEISRMRALSS, via the coding sequence TTGTTGATTCGTCGTCAGGTCCGGCGGCTCCGCGGACTCGCACTCGCCGTCACCGTGACCGCTGTCGCGCTCACCTCGGCCGGCTGCGACGGAGGAGGCGACAACGGCCCCAAGGACCGTGCGGCCGGAGGCGGTTCGGTTGTCGCACCCGGAAAGCCGGGTGAGCCCGCGCGTACGCTCTCCGCCTCCCAGGCCGCGAAGGCCGCCGCAGGCGTGGACACCCCCAACTCGGCGGACGTCCGCTACGTACGCATGATGATCGAGCACCATGCCCAGGCGCTGGTGCTGACCCGGCTGGCGCCCGCCCGCTCCGGCTCGGACGCCGTCAAGCGGGTCGCCGAACGCATCACCGCCGCCCAGCAGCCGGAGATCGGTGCGATGAAGGGCTGGCTCAGCCGCCACGGCCGGACGGAGGAGGCCGACGGCCACGACCACGGCGCCATGCCCGGCATGGCCACCGACGCCCAGCTGGATCAGCTCCGGGCCGCGAAGGGCAAGGCCTTCGACCAGCTGTTCCTCAAGCTCATGATCACCCACCACCAGGGTGCGGTCACCATGGCGACAGAGGCGCTCTCGGAGGGAAACAACATCCAGGTCGAGGAGATGGCCGACGACGTCGTCGCCCAGCAGACCACCGAGATCAGCCGGATGCGGGCCCTGTCCTCCTGA
- a CDS encoding FAD-dependent oxidoreductase — translation MQRVAVVGSGPSGIYAAQALVTHPLLPDVRVHVLDRLPCPYGLVRYGVAPDHEKIKSLQQSLRAVLEHDRVTFVGNVPVGGDGVPPGRLGQLYQAVVYCVGAATDRSLGIPGEELPGSHSATDFVSWYSAHPDAAARRFALRARSAVVIGVGNVAVDVARILARGAEELRPTDVPEHALGALAGSRVRAIHLTGRRGPSQARFTTKELRELGGLPGARIAVDPAELVRDPAYAGTAPGSPPLPAMVRRNLDVLRGWATDAPAAGPPPPRTIGLRFYLRPVELLERRGRVSGVRFARTEPDGGGGVRDTGTFEEIEAQLVLRAVGYRGLPLPGLPFDPVRGTVPHLAGRVLRDGVPSPGEYVAGWIKRGPTGVIGSNRSCAKETVASLAEDAPLLAGRRWAPDPVAALRAYGLRPVEWDGWLSIERAEAALGRSLGRGPVKIPDWPGLLDAARGDGPA, via the coding sequence GTGCAACGCGTCGCCGTCGTCGGCTCCGGCCCCAGCGGGATCTACGCCGCCCAGGCCCTGGTGACCCACCCGCTGCTGCCCGATGTGCGGGTGCACGTCCTGGATCGGCTGCCCTGCCCGTACGGCCTGGTGCGGTACGGCGTCGCCCCGGACCACGAGAAGATCAAGTCGCTCCAGCAGAGCCTGCGGGCCGTCCTGGAACACGACCGGGTCACGTTCGTCGGCAATGTCCCGGTGGGCGGGGACGGGGTGCCGCCCGGACGGCTCGGACAGCTGTACCAGGCGGTGGTCTACTGCGTCGGGGCGGCCACGGACCGCTCGCTGGGCATCCCCGGGGAGGAGCTGCCCGGCAGCCACTCCGCGACCGACTTCGTCTCCTGGTACAGCGCACACCCCGATGCCGCCGCCCGCCGTTTCGCGCTCCGGGCCCGTTCGGCCGTGGTGATCGGGGTCGGCAATGTCGCCGTCGACGTGGCGCGGATTCTCGCGCGGGGCGCGGAGGAGCTCCGGCCGACCGATGTGCCGGAGCACGCGCTCGGCGCCCTGGCCGGCAGCCGGGTCCGCGCGATCCACCTGACCGGCAGACGGGGCCCCTCCCAGGCCCGGTTCACCACCAAGGAGCTCCGGGAACTGGGCGGGCTCCCCGGGGCGCGGATCGCCGTGGACCCGGCGGAGCTCGTCCGGGACCCGGCGTACGCCGGTACGGCACCGGGCTCGCCGCCGCTCCCCGCGATGGTGCGCCGGAACCTCGACGTGCTGCGCGGCTGGGCCACGGACGCCCCGGCCGCCGGGCCGCCACCGCCCCGGACCATCGGGCTGCGGTTCTACCTCCGCCCCGTCGAGCTGCTCGAGCGCCGGGGGCGGGTGTCGGGCGTGCGGTTCGCCCGAACGGAACCGGACGGCGGCGGCGGTGTGCGCGACACCGGTACGTTCGAGGAGATCGAGGCCCAACTCGTACTGCGGGCGGTCGGCTACCGGGGGCTGCCGCTGCCCGGCCTGCCCTTCGACCCGGTGCGCGGGACGGTGCCCCACCTGGCCGGACGGGTGCTGCGGGACGGGGTCCCCTCGCCCGGGGAGTACGTCGCGGGGTGGATCAAGCGGGGCCCGACCGGGGTGATCGGGTCGAACCGTTCGTGCGCCAAGGAAACGGTCGCCTCGCTGGCCGAGGACGCCCCGCTGCTCGCCGGCCGCCGATGGGCCCCGGATCCGGTGGCCGCGTTGCGGGCGTACGGGCTGCGGCCGGTGGAGTGGGACGGCTGGCTGTCGATCGAGCGGGCAGAGGCGGCCCTGGGGCGGTCGCTCGGCCGGGGGCCGGTGAAGATCCCGGACTGGCCGGGACTGCTGGACGCAGCGCGGGGAGACGGCCCCGCGTAG
- a CDS encoding carbohydrate binding domain-containing protein — protein MKRSPHPRFRRLLAAAAAAAGLLSLLTAVPDPADTSSALPVAAAENTATVFYYTKTRDWSAYNLHYAPDGGSWTAVPGVRMEAACTDWVKKTVPLGSSAGLAATFTDGSGVWDNNSGKNYALGTGAITVKDGVVAHSDPCAGTGTGPDPSPGTGNNSTVYYSTTTVGWSTTNLHYRPTGGSWTPVPGVGMEPACTGWVKRSVDLGTATEMQAAFNNGNGVWDNNNGGDYRLPSGVSTVKDRKVTKDAPDPCAAEPADTEAPTVPTAVKADADGVSVVLTWEPSSDNRGVTKYQVTRTGGSKGTRVSDVGSTVFSDAGLEEKTAYSYTVRAVDAAGNTSAASTAAKATTGTRPAAPAPGKPLGTDPRKDPIYFVLTARFDDGDTSNNRGGSQDVKSGNAANNDPMFRGDFKGLVNKLDYVKGLGFSAIWITPVVLNRSDYDYHGYHGYDFYKVDGRLESAGASYQDLINAAHAKGMKIYQDVVYNHSSRWGAKGLYTPTVYGVRDDEWSWYYDEKSEGFEYDGVSVETKSGKSYYNGDLWSTAEPSGNTCLNWGKPTGSTSVEGYRIYNCQWPNPTSGMFPKTYYHNCWLGNWEGEDSRSCWLHEDLADFNTESAPVQNYLIGAYDKYIDMGVDGFRIDTAVHIPRTTWNRRFLPAIQERVTQQFGAEAAKNFFVFGEVGAFVNDKWNRGSVNHSAQFYTWKERKEYDADDTKAALEMYDYEEKLGTGAQPTSSNAFLDGNAYHAPDHSEFSGMNVIDMRMHMNFGDANNAYNNGKDSDDSYNDATYNVVYVDSHDYGPNKSSERYAGGTDAWAENMALMWTFRGIPTLYYGSEIEFQAGKKIDCGPSCPLATTGRAYYGDHLAGTVEASDFGQVSSATGEVANTLSKPLVKHVQRLNEIRRAVPALQMGQYSTEGITGAMAYKRRYTDAASGVDSFALVTVTGAATYRGIPNGSYKDAVTGDTQVVADGRLSVAAPGKGNLRVYVLDLGGSNAAPGKVGSAGPYLK, from the coding sequence ATGAAACGCTCCCCCCATCCACGGTTCAGACGCCTCCTGGCAGCGGCGGCGGCCGCGGCCGGGCTGCTGAGTCTGCTCACCGCCGTACCGGACCCGGCGGACACCTCGTCAGCCCTGCCCGTGGCGGCCGCCGAGAACACGGCGACGGTCTTCTACTACACCAAGACCCGTGACTGGTCCGCGTACAACCTTCACTACGCGCCCGACGGCGGCTCCTGGACGGCCGTGCCCGGCGTGCGCATGGAGGCCGCGTGCACGGACTGGGTCAAGAAGACCGTTCCGCTGGGCAGTTCGGCAGGGCTGGCCGCCACCTTCACCGACGGGTCGGGGGTCTGGGACAACAACTCCGGGAAGAACTACGCGCTGGGGACCGGCGCCATCACCGTCAAGGACGGAGTGGTGGCGCACAGCGACCCGTGTGCCGGAACCGGGACCGGCCCGGACCCTTCGCCTGGTACCGGGAACAACTCGACGGTGTACTACTCGACCACGACCGTCGGCTGGAGCACCACCAACCTGCACTACCGGCCCACCGGCGGCTCCTGGACCCCCGTGCCGGGTGTCGGCATGGAGCCGGCCTGTACCGGCTGGGTGAAGCGGTCGGTCGACCTCGGCACCGCGACGGAGATGCAGGCCGCGTTCAACAACGGCAACGGGGTCTGGGACAACAACAACGGCGGCGACTACCGCCTCCCCTCGGGCGTTTCCACGGTCAAGGACCGGAAGGTCACCAAGGACGCCCCGGACCCGTGCGCCGCCGAACCGGCGGACACCGAGGCACCCACCGTCCCGACCGCCGTGAAGGCCGACGCCGACGGGGTGTCGGTCGTCCTCACCTGGGAACCGTCCAGCGACAACCGGGGAGTGACGAAGTACCAGGTCACCCGCACGGGCGGCAGCAAGGGCACGAGGGTGAGCGACGTCGGCTCGACCGTCTTCTCCGACGCAGGCCTGGAGGAGAAGACGGCGTACAGCTACACCGTCAGGGCGGTCGACGCCGCGGGCAACACCTCGGCGGCCTCGACCGCCGCCAAGGCGACCACAGGGACCAGACCGGCGGCTCCGGCCCCCGGCAAGCCGCTGGGCACCGATCCGCGCAAGGACCCGATCTACTTCGTCCTCACCGCCCGCTTCGACGACGGGGACACGAGCAACAACAGAGGCGGCAGCCAGGACGTGAAGTCCGGCAACGCGGCCAACAACGACCCCATGTTCCGGGGTGACTTCAAGGGTCTGGTCAACAAGCTCGACTACGTCAAGGGGCTCGGGTTCTCCGCGATCTGGATCACTCCGGTGGTGCTGAACCGGTCCGACTACGACTACCACGGCTATCACGGCTACGACTTCTACAAGGTCGACGGCCGCCTCGAATCTGCGGGCGCCTCGTACCAGGACCTGATCAACGCCGCGCACGCCAAGGGCATGAAGATCTACCAGGACGTCGTCTACAACCACTCCTCGCGCTGGGGCGCCAAGGGCCTGTACACCCCGACCGTCTACGGCGTCCGCGACGACGAGTGGAGCTGGTACTACGACGAGAAGAGCGAGGGCTTCGAGTACGACGGAGTGAGCGTAGAGACGAAGTCCGGGAAGTCGTACTACAACGGCGATCTGTGGTCCACCGCGGAACCCTCGGGCAACACCTGCCTCAACTGGGGCAAGCCCACCGGATCCACCTCGGTCGAGGGCTACCGGATCTACAACTGCCAGTGGCCCAACCCGACTTCCGGCATGTTCCCGAAGACCTACTACCACAACTGCTGGCTGGGGAACTGGGAGGGCGAGGACTCGCGCTCCTGCTGGCTGCACGAGGACCTGGCCGACTTCAACACCGAGTCGGCCCCCGTCCAGAACTACCTGATCGGGGCGTACGACAAGTACATCGACATGGGCGTCGACGGATTCCGCATCGACACCGCCGTGCACATCCCGCGCACCACCTGGAACCGCCGTTTCCTGCCGGCGATCCAGGAGCGCGTCACCCAGCAGTTCGGCGCGGAGGCGGCGAAGAACTTCTTCGTGTTCGGTGAGGTGGGCGCGTTCGTCAACGACAAGTGGAACCGGGGCTCGGTCAACCACTCCGCACAGTTCTACACCTGGAAGGAGCGCAAGGAGTACGACGCCGACGACACCAAGGCCGCGCTGGAGATGTACGACTACGAGGAGAAGCTCGGCACCGGAGCGCAGCCGACGTCCAGCAACGCCTTCCTGGACGGGAACGCCTATCACGCGCCCGACCACAGCGAGTTCTCCGGCATGAACGTCATCGACATGCGGATGCACATGAACTTCGGTGACGCCAACAACGCGTACAACAACGGCAAGGACTCGGACGACAGTTACAACGACGCCACGTACAACGTCGTCTACGTGGACAGTCACGACTACGGCCCGAACAAGAGCAGTGAGCGCTATGCGGGCGGCACGGATGCCTGGGCCGAGAACATGGCTCTGATGTGGACGTTCCGCGGCATCCCGACCCTGTACTACGGGTCGGAGATCGAGTTCCAGGCCGGCAAGAAGATCGACTGCGGGCCCAGCTGTCCGCTGGCGACCACCGGCCGCGCCTATTACGGCGACCACCTCGCGGGCACGGTCGAGGCGTCGGACTTCGGCCAGGTGTCTTCTGCCACCGGCGAGGTCGCGAACACCCTGAGCAAGCCGCTGGTCAAGCACGTGCAGCGGCTCAACGAGATCCGCCGCGCGGTCCCTGCCCTGCAGATGGGCCAGTACTCCACCGAGGGCATCACCGGCGCGATGGCGTACAAGCGGCGCTACACGGATGCCGCGAGCGGAGTGGACAGCTTCGCGCTGGTGACGGTCACCGGCGCGGCCACGTACCGCGGGATCCCCAACGGCAGCTACAAGGACGCCGTCACCGGTGACACCCAGGTGGTGGCGGACGGCAGGCTGAGCGTGGCGGCCCCCGGCAAGGGCAACCTGCGGGTCTACGTCCTGGACCTCGGCGGCAGCAACGCCGCACCGGGGAAGGTCGGTTCGGCGGGTCCGTACCTGAAGTAG